The Terriglobales bacterium genome includes the window GTGGAGTGGTTCAAGGCCCGCGGCGTCGTCCGCCACTGCGGCCGCGACCGCATGGGAGCGGAATTCGTCGGCCTGGGCATGTTCGACCGCACCCGCATCCAGGAGATGATCCACCGGGGCATGACGGGGCGGGGCGGGAACGCATGAAGCCGGCGACCCCGCCGGCTCTCTGAGGCCGGGCATGGCGACAGGACTCCAAAACGGAAGCGGCGGACCCGATCGCCGCGGCTGCCCGCGCTGGCGCACCGCTCTCCAGGTCCGCTACGGCGAGGGCGACGCCCAGGCCGACGGCCTGGGGGTGGACATCAGCGAGACCGGCATCGGCTTCAAAGGCCCGCAGGTGTGGCCGGTGGGCGCCACCCTGGAGCTGCGCTTCAAGCCTGATTCCCCCGTCGCCGACTGGTTCCGGGCGCGGGCGGTGGTGCGCAACGTGGTCTCCGACCGCATGGGCGCCGAGTTCCTGGGCATGGGCTCGGCCGACCGCATGCGCATCCTGGAGATGATCTACCGCGACATCGCCCTGCGCCGCCGCTAGAGCGTCGTCGCCTTGGTGGCGATGAGGTCCTTCACCCGGGCCACGAACTCCCCCGCCGCCATGTCCTCGGTCTTCTCTTTGCCGCGGGTGCGGACATTGACCTTGCCCGCCTCGGCTTCCTTGTCGCCCACGATCAGCAGGAAGGGCACCTTCTGCAGGGCGTGCTCGCGGATCTTGGCGTTCATCTTCTCCGGCCGGGCGTCCACGTGCACGCGCACCCCGGCGGCCTCGAGCTGCCGCGCCACCGAGCCCGCGTACTCCGCGTGCCGCTCGCTGATGGGGATCAAGACCACCTGCACCGGCGACAGCCACACCGGGAAGGCCCCGGCGTAATGCTCGATCAGCACTCCGAAGAAGCGCTCGATGGAGCCGTAGAGGGCGCGGTGCACCATGAGGGGCTGGTGGCGCGCGCCGTCCTCGCCCACGTACTCCAGCCCGAAGCGCTCGGGCAGGTTGAAGTCGAACTGCACGGTGGAGAGCTGCCAGGGGCGCCCGATGGCGTCCACCAGCTTGACGTCGATCTTGGGGCCGTAGAAGACGGCCTCGCCGGGCATGGTCTTGTAAGGGATGTTGCGGCGCTGCAGCGCCTTCTCCAATGAGCGGATGGCCAGTTCCCAGTTGGCGTCCGAGCCGGCGTAGGACTTGCGGTCGTTC containing:
- a CDS encoding PilZ domain-containing protein is translated as MATGLQNGSGGPDRRGCPRWRTALQVRYGEGDAQADGLGVDISETGIGFKGPQVWPVGATLELRFKPDSPVADWFRARAVVRNVVSDRMGAEFLGMGSADRMRILEMIYRDIALRRR